The genomic window GCATCAATTATATTTCCACATGAACTAGGGTGTGATGTGACACTTTTTTTTTGGTTATATATTCAGGACCCTATTATAGACCAAGTAAACCATGCAGTACAGAAGCTCACAGCATGCCACAAATTTTATGCAATTCTTGGGACAGCACTCGCTTATTGTCCAGGAAGATGCACAAAGTGGGTCGGAGGATCTTGTTGATGATCAGAACTACCATTTCATGTCCCTGATGCTTAATCTAGTGAACACATTCCTTTACATGGTGAATACATATATCATTGTGCCAACTGCAGATGACTATGCTGTAAGCCTTGGGGCTGCTGCAACTGTCTGTGGTGTAATTATTGGATCGATGGCAGTTGCTCAAGTGTTCTCCTCAGTCTACTTCAGTGCCTGGTCAAATAAGTCCTACTTCAAACCTCTTGTATTCAGTAGCATTATGCTGTTTCTTGGAAACATGTTGTATGCATTGGCATATGATCTGAATTCACTAATAGTTCTCCTGATTGGACGACTGCTATGTGGGTATGCAATTTTCTCAATTCACTCTATCTCACTTCATTTATGTTTCACTTTTGTAAGCTAGAATTGATCTGGGTGAAACTTATTAGGATGGCAAATGCAGGTTGAGGATCCTTAAGCTGAGGGCATATTCTAGAATATTTATATTGTTGAATACAAAACAAAATGGAAACTGTCTAGCTTACACGGAGATGAAGGATTTTAAAGCTCAAGACTGACATTAGAATATCTGCTTTTCCATTTCCTTATAGAACTTAATTAGTTATCCCTACCTCCCTTTGGGCTAGTAATTTGCCTATATTGTTTAAGGTTCTTGATTTTCTGAAGGTGCATCTGTGATCGAGCTGCCAACATTGTGATGTGCAGGTTAGGCTCTGCAAGAGCAGTGAACCGTCGCTATATCAGTGACTGTGTGCCCCTCAAGATGAGGCTACAAGCCTCTGCCGGGTTCGTTAGTGCTAGCGCTCTTGGCATGGCATGCGGCCCTGCTCTTGCTGGTTTTCTCCAGATTAAATTCAAGATATACTCGCTCACTTTTAATCAGAGCACATTGCCTGGATGGGTCATGTGCATTGCTTGGTTTATTTACTTGTTGTGGCTGTGGCTTACATTCAAGGAGCCGGAACACTTCACTAAAACCCTGGTCAACGAACAGCCATCAGAATCTGGTAAGCTAACAATACACTGAAATGGCAACATGTTTTGTTTGAATTCATGAATATACTTGAATCAAACCTTATTGTACAATAAGGATGTGTATGTTTACCATTGTCAGGAACTTTTCTGAGATGTTTATTTCCTTATGAAAATAGGTCGCCAAGGAAATTCTAACTTGGAGGAAGGTCTAGCTCAACCATTGCTTCTAGGTATAGAACAAAGGCAGGAGGAGAACTCAGAAGATAATGATGATACTGAAGTAGCCTCAGAAAGCTCTCATGAACCAGCAACATCAATTGCTTCAGCATACAGATTGCTAACTCCATCTGTGAAGGTTTCCTTCCCCCTCCCTTCCCAATTATCGATTTTTCTATCTTGTTCTTGGTTCAAACATTTGAAAGAAAGACTCTCACAGTCTACATAGGATTCTTTTATAAATAAAGTTAGATAAATTAACTATATATAATGTAATAAAATTGTATCTTTAAATAGTAATGGATAAATACATTCCAGTTACTAGTAGGTATGTCTGCATGTCATACAAGCAAACATAACTGTATTACTGTTGACACACCATGTAGAAAAACTAGACCAACCTAGGAGGAACTGGGGCGCATTTTATTTAAAAGAAAATAGGCACCCCAATTCGCCTTGACAAGGACTTGAACCTAGGTGGTCTGGGTTTACATCCACACCCTTGACCAAGTGAGCCAGCTCAGCTTCCTTAAACCAGTGTCAAATAAACTGAGCCAGATGAAAAGTTGCATGCACATCTACCCTTTTCTTTGGACCAGTACATGCTCAGCTACCCTTGTCATCTTTCGATCTTTGTTGGAGCTACCTTCTTATGTATTCATATCTTTATAAACTGGCTGTTTATCAGGCCCAGCTATTGATATACTTCATGCTCAAGTACGCAATGGAAATACTACTCTCGGAATCGAGCGTTGTCACCACATACTATTTTAGCTGGTCTACTAGTGTTGTGGCTATCTTCCTAGCGATTCTTGGATTAACGGTTCTTCCAGTAAATGCCATTGTTGGAAGCTACATTACAAATTTGTTTGAGGATAGGTAAGCTTTGTACTCTTACAAAACATAggaaacttttatcttctctagacattgtttttctcttaaaCTGAGAAATGCTCTGCAGATATGTTGCCAATTGTTTTAGAAATTAAAACGTACTCTAAAGCATAATGAACAACTGCTAATGTGGACCTTCTCATTTGCAGGCAAATTTTGTTGGCATCTGAAGTCATGGTTCTCATCGGTATAATCATGAGCTTTCGTTTCACACCTCACTACTCCATTCCCACAATATGTCATTTCAGCTCTCATCACATTTGTATTTGCTGAGGTGCTTGAAGGTATGTATGTTTATATACATTCGGAGTACGAGACAGCCAAACCTAAATCAATCATACGCTGCTGATTTATCAGTCACGCAAATTCTAATGTCGAGTCATGCAGGAGTGAATCTGTCCTTGCTCTCACGAGTAATGTCATCGAGGCTTTCCCAAGGGACCTACAATGGTGGACTCCTTTCGACAGAGGCTGGGACGTTGGCCCGTGTAGTTGCAGATGCGACGATTACTGCAGCTGGTTATCTTGGCACGGACCTCCTCCTCAATGTCACTCTTCTCCCATCTCTTGTGATCTGCATAGTCTCCATCGCAGCAACACTCTACACTTACAACAATCTCTATTGAAGCTCTTGTAGCTGTACAAGTGTACAGCAATGTTACCTAAGCTAAAACGGTTCCTGCCCACAATGGGTTTGTATATCTGTTCAAGCATGGTTTGTAAACATTTTAATCAAGTTTGTATGCAAAATTTCTTGTATTTAGTGCATTTTATGTAAAGATTCATCTTGTAAAGAATTATGAACTATGAGCCTCCATTGCTGGCTTATGTATTAGTCCGTTTATGTTTGTCTTTTAGCATTATGTTATTTGAATTTGTCTAATCAAGGCCATCTTCCAATACAAGCACGTCAGTGACATATTACTGAATAGAACTTTTTTGGACGTGAGATGCTAAAGACAACCTATAACTGAAATTTTTTATAACATCGTTTTTTTAACCAAATAGTAGGAGCTCTGACTATCAATTAAGGGGAAAGAGTTTTATATACAGTGATGGGCCCGAACACAATAGCAAGCGAGGAACGGGAAATCACTCTCACACACACGGATTGGAGTATGATACATGGATATCAAACAAGGCCTGACTGCACTGATTTTCCGAAACTCCCAGTCCCAAGGGTCCTTGTGCAGACTCATTGACACCCGAGAGCCGGATGCAGTGGCGCAGGCGCGTTAACTGAATTCCACGGAATCGAACCATTCAGAGCACGCGAGATCTGCATGCTTCAAATGGTTAGATAGATGATGGGCCTCGCTTGGCCCTGGCCCGCCCAGGACTCGGTGGCAGTAGGTGGCAACAGAACAAgaggttggctggttcgtatcgttgctggttcgtttacgtgaaagagaagtactgctgactggttcgCGTGAACAGTGTTTATGTGAGAGGGATgaccagccagcccagccagccgctCCCAGCCGATCAGCGCGAAGAAATAATAAAATGGCGGTAGATTTTGTCTGAAGCAAAGCTTCCGCTCCGGCACAGCAACGGTCGGGCGCCACAGTGACCGTACGTGCGAATGTGCGATCCGAGGTGAAGTCACCAGCTGTTTCGGCGGTTCGGTCCTTGGAGTTGGACCTAGGCCCAGTTTAGATgcgatttttttttgcaaaataagtacgatagcattttcgttgttatttggcaattagtgttcaatcatagtctaattaggcttaaaagattcgtctcgtggatttcttctaaactgtgtaattagttttattttttatttatatttaatgcttcatgcatgcgttcaaagattcgatgtgataaagaatcttaaaaaatttgacaAAACGAaatggaactaaacaggccctaccCTTTTCTTTCCTCACGCTCATGGCGTGCATGCATGGCCACGGTGGCCATCTTGGGCGTGGTCAAACGTGGAAGCTGCTGAACTGAACACGACTTCGGCGATGGACCTGGACCTGGGCCTGCTGCAGAAAGAAAATGATGGCGCTGTAACGTGCGGTACGACCACGCACACCGGCTCGTCTGTTGCTGCACTGGTGGCCACTGCCAGGCGAATCTTTTAACCTAGTTTGAATACGAATGAAGAGGAGCGTACGTAGAGTGTACTGCCCTCCAGTCTCGAGAAGTCAAACAgtttaaatttaattaaatttatataaaaatatacaaatatatatgaTGCAAAGTAAGTactattagattagttataaaatatattttataataaatttatttgaggaCATAAATATTAATGGTCAAACTTAAACTTCTTTGATCAGCACGTACCtcataattacattcttttac from Miscanthus floridulus cultivar M001 chromosome 11, ASM1932011v1, whole genome shotgun sequence includes these protein-coding regions:
- the LOC136491298 gene encoding LOW QUALITY PROTEIN: SPX domain-containing membrane protein OsI_17046-like (The sequence of the model RefSeq protein was modified relative to this genomic sequence to represent the inferred CDS: deleted 2 bases in 2 codons), which encodes MVNFGKKLMAHQVEEWKGYYINYKLMKKMLKQYVQQTQHGGKDREQVLKDFSRILDGQIERIVLFLLQQQGHLASRIEELGEKRTVLLEEYDISQVYQLHDAYREVGLDLIKLVCFVDVNATGIRKILKKFDKRFGYKFTDYYVTTRANHPYSQLQQVFKQVGIVAVVGALSRNLEYLQHHEGSFVSIYDRPAVTLKDPIIDQVNHAVQKLTHATNFMQFLGQHSLIVQEDAQSGSEDLVDDQNYHFMSLMLNLVNTFLYMVNTYIIVPTADDYAVSLGAAATVCGVIIGSMAVAQVFSSVYFSAWSNKSYFKPLVFSSIMLFLGNMLYALAYDLNSLIVLLIGRLLCGLGSARAVNRRYISDCVPLKMRLQASAGFVSASALGMACGPALAGFLQIKFKIYSLTFNQSTLPGWVMCIAWFIYLLWLWLTFKEPEHFTKTLVNEQPSESGRQGNSNLEEGLAQPLLLGIEQRQEENSEDNDDTEVASESSHEPATSIASAYRLLTPSVKAQLLIYFMLKYAMEILLSESSVVTTYYFSWSTSVVAIFLAILGLTVLPVNAIVGSYITNLFEDRQILLASEVMVLIGIIMSFRFTPHYSIPQYVISALITFVFAEVLEGVNLSLLSRVMSSRLSQGTYNGGLLSTEAGTLARVVADATITAAGYLGTDLLLNVTLLPSLVICIVSIAATLYTYNNLY